From Micromonospora nigra, one genomic window encodes:
- the mycP gene encoding type VII secretion-associated serine protease mycosin has translation MVARLRTSATALVTAVLATGLAVVVTGPPATAAPAQCQSPSEPGQTITEIPWHQRWLAPARVWPFSTGEGVRVAVIDSGSDSSHPQLAGRVTGGHDALRGTAGGDVDCVSHGTAVASIIAARRQEGVGFHGLAPNATVVPIRISERTSTDGDGDGETVPAAVLATAIRRAVDEGADVVNMSITLYRPNDEVAEAVRYALGRDVVLVAAAGNLHQDGSRPDPLPYPAAYDGVIGVGAIDETGTRVAKSQVGSYVDIVAPGGAVVAATRVRGHAVWTGTSFATPMVSATAALIRAAEPDLPAAEVARRLVATADPARGDVAQGYGQGVLNPYRAVTERLTTAAPVAQPPLPDLPRDPAAEARAARWELAGRVALWVGLAFATVALAVGAVAALLPRGRRLRWRPARPAAAPPPRPEIDEPEEVFFRVPSSMPRA, from the coding sequence ATGGTGGCGCGCCTGCGTACGTCGGCGACGGCCCTGGTCACGGCGGTGCTGGCGACAGGGCTGGCGGTTGTCGTGACCGGCCCCCCGGCCACCGCCGCCCCGGCGCAATGCCAGAGTCCCAGTGAGCCCGGCCAGACCATCACCGAGATCCCGTGGCACCAACGCTGGCTCGCGCCTGCGCGGGTCTGGCCGTTCAGCACCGGCGAGGGCGTCCGGGTGGCCGTGATCGACTCCGGGAGCGACAGCAGCCATCCCCAGTTGGCGGGCCGGGTCACCGGCGGTCACGACGCGCTGCGCGGAACGGCCGGCGGCGACGTCGACTGTGTCTCGCACGGCACGGCCGTCGCCAGCATCATCGCCGCCCGTCGGCAGGAGGGTGTCGGCTTCCACGGGCTCGCGCCGAACGCCACCGTCGTGCCGATCCGGATCAGCGAACGCACCTCCACCGACGGCGACGGCGACGGCGAGACTGTTCCCGCAGCCGTGCTCGCCACCGCCATCCGGCGTGCCGTCGACGAGGGTGCCGACGTCGTGAACATGTCGATCACGCTGTACCGGCCGAACGACGAGGTGGCCGAGGCGGTCCGCTACGCGCTGGGCAGGGACGTCGTGCTGGTCGCCGCCGCCGGCAACCTGCACCAGGACGGCAGCCGCCCCGACCCGCTGCCCTACCCCGCCGCCTACGACGGGGTCATCGGGGTCGGTGCCATCGACGAAACCGGCACCCGAGTCGCGAAGTCGCAGGTCGGGTCGTATGTCGACATCGTCGCGCCGGGTGGTGCCGTGGTCGCGGCCACCCGGGTGCGCGGGCACGCCGTCTGGACCGGGACGAGCTTCGCGACGCCGATGGTCAGCGCGACGGCCGCGTTGATCCGCGCCGCCGAACCGGACCTGCCCGCCGCCGAGGTGGCCCGGCGGTTGGTCGCGACCGCCGACCCGGCCCGGGGTGACGTGGCGCAGGGATACGGGCAGGGTGTGCTCAATCCGTACCGGGCGGTGACGGAGCGGCTGACCACCGCGGCTCCGGTCGCGCAGCCGCCTCTGCCGGATCTACCACGCGATCCGGCGGCTGAGGCACGCGCCGCACGGTGGGAACTCGCCGGCCGGGTGGCGCTCTGGGTCGGTCTGGCGTTCGCCACGGTGGCACTCGCGGTGGGGGCCGTGGCGGCTCTCCTGCCCAGGGGCCGGCGGCTGCGCTGGCGGCCCGCCCGACCGGCGGCGGCACCTCCGCCCCGGCCCGAGATCGACGAGCCGGAGGAAGTGTTCTTCCGGGTGCCGTCGTCCATGCCGCGGGCCTGA
- the eccB gene encoding type VII secretion protein EccB encodes MPSRRDQVQSYQFFVQRMTSALVAREPDPEAAPFRWLGGAGFASVMVAVLCLAAVGVYGLLRPGGATKWKQGGAVILEKETGTRYLYRDGRLHPVVNYSSALLAMGSSVPTVSVSRNSLVGTPRGPRIGIPDAPDALPDPRRILSGPWTLCTQPARDQTGGTVATTVLTVGRAPSGGREAGDEALLVRDTKTRRLHLVWRDHRYEIRNDRIVLEGLTMTAEPVVEVGGAWLNALPAGEPIATRRVTGRGLPSSALDDARVGQVFVVTSQGGSRQFYLTERDRLVPLTPVQADVLLADPETRQAYPGGEPRPVELDAGTAATAPKAPVPPDGRHRAPQQRPDIARLTGDQPAVCAAYEPGQNEPTLLLDADVQPVRGLVRTGGQTGDGIPLADRVVIEPGFGVLVAAIPSPDLDTGTLHLVTDLGYRYPLASEDVPAMLGYGKVRPVRLPASLVVRLPAGPALDPVTAKSALDTQ; translated from the coding sequence ATGCCGTCGCGGCGGGACCAGGTCCAGTCGTACCAGTTCTTCGTCCAACGGATGACCTCCGCGCTGGTGGCGCGGGAGCCCGACCCGGAGGCGGCACCGTTCCGCTGGCTCGGCGGGGCCGGCTTCGCCAGCGTCATGGTGGCGGTGCTCTGCCTGGCCGCCGTCGGCGTGTACGGGCTGCTCCGCCCCGGCGGTGCCACGAAGTGGAAGCAGGGCGGCGCGGTCATCCTGGAGAAGGAGACGGGCACCCGGTACCTCTACCGGGACGGTCGGCTGCACCCGGTGGTGAACTACTCGTCGGCGCTGCTGGCGATGGGGTCGTCGGTACCCACCGTCTCCGTGTCCCGCAACTCGCTGGTCGGCACGCCGCGCGGCCCCCGGATCGGCATTCCGGACGCCCCGGACGCGCTACCGGATCCGCGTCGGATCCTGTCCGGCCCGTGGACGCTGTGCACGCAGCCGGCCCGCGACCAGACCGGCGGAACCGTCGCCACCACCGTGCTGACCGTGGGCCGCGCCCCGTCCGGCGGGCGCGAGGCCGGCGACGAGGCGCTGCTGGTGCGGGACACCAAGACCCGGCGGCTGCATCTGGTGTGGCGGGACCACCGATACGAGATCCGCAACGACCGGATCGTGCTGGAGGGCCTGACCATGACCGCCGAGCCGGTGGTGGAGGTGGGCGGGGCGTGGCTGAACGCGCTGCCCGCCGGTGAACCCATCGCCACCCGCAGGGTCACCGGCCGGGGGCTGCCGTCCAGCGCGCTGGACGACGCCCGGGTCGGCCAGGTGTTCGTGGTGACCAGCCAGGGCGGTAGTCGGCAGTTCTACCTCACCGAACGGGACCGGCTGGTGCCGCTGACCCCGGTGCAGGCCGACGTGCTGCTGGCCGACCCGGAGACCCGGCAGGCGTACCCCGGAGGGGAGCCCCGCCCGGTCGAGCTGGACGCCGGCACGGCCGCGACCGCCCCCAAGGCGCCGGTGCCGCCCGACGGCCGGCACCGGGCGCCGCAGCAACGTCCCGACATCGCCCGGCTGACCGGCGACCAGCCGGCGGTGTGCGCCGCCTACGAACCCGGCCAGAACGAGCCCACGTTGCTGCTGGACGCGGACGTCCAGCCGGTCCGGGGGTTGGTGCGCACCGGCGGGCAGACCGGCGACGGCATCCCGCTGGCCGACCGGGTGGTCATCGAGCCCGGGTTCGGCGTCCTGGTCGCCGCGATCCCCTCGCCGGACCTGGACACCGGCACCCTGCACCTGGTCACCGACCTGGGCTACCGCTATCCGCTGGCGTCCGAGGACGTGCCGGCGATGCTCGGGTACGGCAAGGTGCGGCCGGTGCGGCTGCCGGCGAGCCTGGTGGTGCGGCTGCCCGCGGGGCCCGCGCTCGACCCGGTGACGGCCAAGAGTGCCCTCGACACACAGTGA
- a CDS encoding YbaB/EbfC family nucleoid-associated protein, translated as MDTKGLRARADELMAQFERMRSGVGELQQRLRSVSATVTSDDGLVTVTVGPRGQVTKVEFDPRIYRRPNSRELSATVTETIRRATEKAMGDVEELLRPFVPDSQFQAYMDHDLDGIFRQLDSELPGEDKR; from the coding sequence ATGGACACCAAGGGCCTGCGCGCCCGCGCCGACGAACTGATGGCCCAGTTCGAGCGGATGCGCTCCGGCGTGGGTGAGCTCCAGCAGCGGCTCCGGTCCGTGAGCGCCACGGTCACCTCGGACGACGGCCTGGTCACCGTCACCGTCGGGCCACGCGGTCAGGTGACCAAGGTGGAGTTCGACCCGCGCATCTACCGCCGGCCCAACTCCAGGGAGCTCTCCGCCACCGTCACCGAGACGATCCGTCGTGCGACCGAGAAGGCGATGGGCGACGTCGAGGAGTTGCTCCGGCCGTTCGTGCCGGACAGCCAGTTCCAGGCGTACATGGACCACGACCTGGACGGCATCTTCCGCCAACTCGACAGTGAACTGCCCGGGGAGGACAAGCGATGA
- a CDS encoding WXG100 family type VII secretion target, which yields MSMRTDTGLMVKTEGDVDAVADRLTSNLNSLMDQLTPLYDQWKGAGAGSFQQVRERFDQDMARLNVALRAIAEAVGSAGKDYDVSDDEIRSEMDSAGATAGQITAALKL from the coding sequence ATGTCGATGCGTACCGACACCGGCTTGATGGTGAAGACCGAGGGTGACGTCGATGCCGTCGCCGACCGGCTCACCAGCAACCTCAACTCGCTGATGGACCAGCTCACGCCGCTGTACGACCAGTGGAAGGGCGCCGGTGCGGGTTCCTTCCAGCAGGTTCGGGAGCGGTTCGACCAGGACATGGCCCGGCTCAACGTGGCCCTGCGCGCCATTGCCGAGGCCGTCGGATCCGCCGGTAAGGACTACGACGTCAGCGACGACGAGATCCGGTCCGAGATGGACAGCGCGGGCGCGACCGCCGGTCAGATCACTGCGGCACTGAAGCTCTGA
- a CDS encoding WXG100 family type VII secretion target: protein MEIRYNFAALNAAADSCGGASRNLTGELEGLKSGIAPLLATWDGDAREAYFRRQSDWESAANDLRDLLGRIEKALRESAIKMQAREAANRAKFGD, encoded by the coding sequence ATGGAGATTCGCTACAACTTCGCCGCGCTGAACGCGGCCGCGGACAGCTGCGGTGGCGCTTCGCGTAACCTGACCGGCGAGCTGGAAGGGCTCAAGAGCGGCATCGCTCCGCTGCTCGCGACCTGGGACGGTGACGCCCGGGAGGCGTACTTCCGGCGCCAGAGCGACTGGGAGTCGGCCGCCAACGACCTGCGGGACCTGCTCGGCCGGATCGAGAAGGCGCTGCGCGAGTCGGCGATCAAGATGCAGGCCAGGGAGGCCGCCAACCGGGCGAAGTTCGGCGACTGA
- a CDS encoding SUKH-3 domain-containing protein: MISRDEALARARDWAAAGRPGGTPDVELYEFDLGWVASRTEPQPTDPTRPPASTGSPTLVVDRRTGEVSQWPSLSAPDIAARYAAHRAAEGRFPDDVRQVLEQAGWYPGRDVRAAVDHWLSRFAAELDGLDCPPTARAALDEFGGLRLPQFGLYDDSTGGVNLGGGFTSHLHPTQGGVTTEAARVFAEEHDNPVFPIGNNEDGPAEIVVDADGRVFMLHWADDFYLGPDIDTALVNLVRGGRLPEADDLEW; the protein is encoded by the coding sequence ATGATCAGTCGTGACGAGGCGCTGGCCCGCGCACGTGACTGGGCCGCCGCCGGCCGGCCCGGCGGGACGCCCGACGTCGAGCTGTACGAGTTCGACCTCGGCTGGGTGGCCTCCCGAACCGAACCGCAGCCCACCGACCCGACCCGGCCACCTGCCTCGACCGGGTCGCCCACCCTCGTCGTCGACAGACGGACCGGCGAGGTGTCGCAGTGGCCGTCACTGTCCGCACCCGACATCGCCGCCCGGTACGCCGCGCACCGCGCCGCCGAGGGTCGGTTCCCCGACGACGTACGGCAGGTTCTCGAACAGGCCGGCTGGTATCCCGGCCGGGACGTCCGGGCCGCCGTCGACCACTGGTTGTCCCGCTTCGCGGCCGAACTCGACGGGCTCGACTGCCCGCCCACCGCCCGCGCCGCGCTCGACGAGTTCGGCGGGCTGCGCCTGCCGCAGTTCGGGCTCTACGACGACTCGACCGGAGGCGTCAACCTGGGCGGGGGCTTCACCAGCCACCTCCACCCGACCCAGGGTGGCGTCACCACGGAGGCCGCCCGCGTCTTCGCCGAGGAGCACGACAACCCGGTCTTCCCGATCGGCAACAACGAGGACGGTCCCGCCGAGATCGTCGTGGACGCCGACGGGCGGGTGTTCATGCTGCACTGGGCCGACGACTTCTACCTCGGGCCCGACATCGACACCGCGCTGGTCAACCTGGTCCGCGGGGGGCGACTGCCCGAGGCCGACGACCTGGAGTGGTGA